The genomic stretch GTGGCGCTGAGCGAGTTGCCATTCGGCCGCTACTATGGCGGTGTCGACACGACGCCGCTCTATATTCATCTTGCCTGCTCTTATGCGGACCGCACGGGGGACATAGGTTTCATCGATACCCTGTGGCCATCACTGTGCGCCGCGGCCGAGTGGATCGAAACGGCGAGCCGTTCGACGGGTTTTCTCACCTACCAGCGCGCGGCAGAATCCGGCCTTGCCAATCAGGGATGGAAGGACAGTTTCGATTCCGTCTTTCACGCCGATGGCCGCATTCCGAAGGGGCCGATCGCGCTGGTCGAGGTGCAGGGCTACGTCTTCGCGGCATTCCAGGGATTGGCGAAACTGGCACGGCTGCGCGGCGAAACGGAGCGGGCGGAGAGTTGGGAAATACGCGCCGACACACTTCGCCAACAGGTCGAGCGCCATTTCTGGATCGAGGACCTCGGCTACTATGCGCTGGCTCTGGATGGCGACGGTCAGCCCTGCATGGTGCGCACTTCCAACGCCGGTCACCTGCTTTACGTCGGCCTACCCAGCCCGGATCGCGCGCGCATGGTTGCCGACCAGTTGCTGTCGGCCTCGTTCCATTCCGGCTGGGGGCTGAGAACGCTGGCGGACGATGCGATCTTCTTCAATCCGATGTCCTATCACAACGGGTCCATCTGGCCGCACGACACCGCGATCTGCGCGGCGGGACTGGCGCGGTACGGCAGGCGCGACAGCGTGGTGCGGCTGATGAGCGGAACCTTCGAATCCGCCGTCCATTTCAACATGCGTCTGCCCGAACTGTTTTGTGGCTTCACGCGCGCGGCCGGCGAAGCACCGATTGCCTATCCGGTGGCTTGCCTGCCGCAGGCTTGGTCCGCGGGCTCGGCCTTCATGCTCATGCAATCCTGTCTCGGCCTGCAAATCGATGGCTGGGCAGGCGAGATCCATGTGACCCGGCCACGCCTGCCGATCGGCATCGACAGCCTCGTCATTCGGCATCTTTCGGTAGGGCAAGCGGCAGTCGATCTGACATTCCAGCGGGTAGGAGATCGTGTCGGCGCCTTCCTTGCGGAGCCGCATGAGGGGCTGGTGCCGCTCGTGGTCAGGAGCTGAAAAATCGGAACCATCCCGCGTCACGGGCGTTGGACCACCACTATGGGCGCCGGAACTCCCAGCAGATTGAGCCGCTTCGGTATCCCATTGAAAGGTCTCTGTTTAAATGCCCGACAACAGTTCGTACCTCGTGGTTCCTCTATTCGCATTGTGGCTCTTCACCCTTGCGGCTGTCGGCGTCCTGGCCATTGTGCTCGTGACGATGATGTTGGGGGCGCGCAAGGGCAGCAGGTTGGCCACTGTGGAGGTTGAACCGGCTCGTGGCCCATTGCCGGAATTCGACAAGGACGGGAAGTCAGCTGTCGCCTCGCTGGTGCAATGGTCGCCCGAAACGCTGCGTCATATCCTGGCAACGGAACTTCCCGACGCCCAGGTAATCGTCGTCTCCAATCGTGAGCCGTATATCCATAACCGCGAGGGCGACGACATCCAGCTGGTTGTACCCGCCAGCGGGCTTGTCTCGGCGCTGGAGCCGATCACGCGAGCTTGTGCAGGCACGTGGATCGCCTATGGCGGCGGTTCGGCCGACGCGCTTGTGGTCGACAAGAACGACCGCATCGAGGTGCCGCCGGACAATCCTTCCTATACGCTGCGCCGCGTCTGGTTGAGTGAGGAAGAGCAGCAAGGCTATTATCTCGGCTTTGCCAATGAAGGCCTCTGGCCGCTATGCCATATCGCCTTCACCCGGCCGATATTCCGCGCCTCGGATTGGGAAGCCTATGAGGCGGTCAACCGCAAATTCGCCGACACCGTTGTCGCGGAAGCCCGCAACGAGCGGCCGATCGTGCTGGTCCAGGATTACCATTTCGCGTTGCTGCCGCGCATGATCCGGGAGCGCCTGCCGGAGGCGATCATCATCACCTTCTGGCACATCCCATGGCCGAATTCGGAAGTGTTCAGCATCTGCCCGTGGCGCGAGAAGATTCTCGACGGCCTGCTCGGCAGTTCCATTGTCGGCTTTCACACCCAATTCCATTGCAACAACTTCATCGACAGCGTCGACCGTTTCCTGGAAAGCAGGATCGAGCGCGAGGATTCGGCCATTTCCTATGGTGGCGAGATCAGCCTGGTTCACGCCTATCCAATTTCAATCGAGTGGTCGCCACCGCATCTGGACAAACTGCCAGACGTCGCGCAATGCCGTCGGCAGGTGCGCGAGAAATTCGGCCTGGCCGAACATGTCAAGCTGTGCGTCGGCGTTGAACGTCTGGACTACACCAAGGGCATCCTCGATCGCTTCAACGCGCTCGACGAACTGCTGACGCTTCACCCGGAATGGATCGGCAAGGTGGCGTTCCTGCAGATCGCGGCGCCCAGCCGCGGTACTCTGCCTGCCTATCAACAATTGTACGAGGAGTGCCTGCGCCATGCCGAGGATCTCAACCAGCGCTATGGCCGCGAAGGCTATACGCCAGTGCTGATGGTGACGGAACATCACTCGCAGCTTGAGGTCTACGAAATCTACCGCGCCGCCGACGTCTGCATGGTCACCAGCCTGCATGACGGCATGAACCTGGTCGCCAAGGAGTTCGTCGCGGCGCGCGAGGATGAACAGGGTGTGCTGCTGCTCAGCATGTTCGCCGGCGCCTCCAAGGAGCTGCTGGAAGCCCTGATCGTCAATCCCTATGACGCGGCGATGATGGGCGACGCCTTGCTGCAGGCCTTGACCATGTCCGAGGAGGAGCAACGCCAGCGCATGCGACGCATGCGCGAGATCGTGCGCGAAAACAATGTCTATCGGTGGGCGGGCAGCATGCTTCTCGATGCTGCGCGCCTGCGCAAGCGTGATGCAGTCGATCGTGCCGTGGGTGCTGCTCCAGCAGCCCCAGCCAATGTGATATCGCTGCTTGATCGCAGACGGGTGGCGGCACTGTGATGTCGATATTGCCAAATCTGCCGGAACCCGTCGTCCCGCTAGGGCCATGGAGCCTGTTCCTCGATATCGATGGGACGCTTCTCGAACATGCCGCGCATCCCGATGCAGTGGTTGTCAGTGAGGAGTTGCGCACGCTGTTGGAACGTCTCGAAGCGCAATTGGATGGAGCATTGGCGTTCATCACGGGACGGTCGATCGCTGCCGTCGACCATCTCTTCCAGCCCCTCAGATTGCGCGCCGCCGGGCTCTATGGCCTCGAGCACAGGCTGGCACGCGACGGTCCGGTCGAAGCCGCCGTCGAACCGGCCGACATTGTAGCGCTTGCCAACGAAATCGCGACGGAACTGGACAATGCGGACGTCTACATCGAACGCAAGGGACCAATCCTGGCCATTCATACACGCGCGGCACCGCACTTGCTGCAGCGCGCGACGGAACTGGTCGAACAGGCCTTGGACAAATTGCCCGCGGGGTATCGGGTCTTGGCCGGAAATGCCGGTGTGGAATTGATGCCGCTGGAAGCAGCGAAGGGAGCCGCCATCCGACGCTTCATGCAAATTCCGGCTTTCAGGGGACGGCGACCGGTGTTCCTCGGTGACGACACGTCAGACGAGAACGGGTTCGAGGTCGTCAACGAATTGGACGGCATCTCGGTTCGCATAAAGCCGCATGGATCGACAGCGGCACCTTTTGCGCTGGCCGGCGTGGATGCGGCCTTTGCCTGGCTGGACGGGATGAGCAGACGCGAGACTGCGGCCACGCCAGCCGCAATGGCCAAATGAACCGGATTGCACTGAAGCCGTTCACGCGCATGGAAGGAGCGTGCGAATGACCCAACTGACCAGCTTCATCCGGGAAACATTGCCCGCCTGGCTGCAACGGCGCGCCGAGCCGCAAAGCGGTGATGCCGAGACGGCAGCTGAGCCGTTGCGTCCCGAAGACGCCGATGCAGTCTGGCGCAAGGCTGTCGAGAACGATCTGTTGGAGCCAACACAACGGATTATGCCGAGACCGTCGGGAAGAAGGGCCGCAATCGCCATTGACGGTCGCGCTCACCCGTTCCCGAAAACCAGCGAGACATTGCCGCCGGCATGGCGTTCGAGCCGGCCGGCGAGGTCGAGTTCCAAAAGGATCATGAAGACCTGGGCCGGGTGCAGGCCGGTGTGGCGGATGATTTCGTCGACCGACACCGGCGTTGGGCCGAGCGCCTCGATGACCTTGGCGCGGTCGCCCTCGCCGGGCGGCGGCGTGGCCGCAAAGTCGGGCGCGTCCTCAAACGGCGGCATATCAGGCGCCCGCATGCCGGTCAGCGGCGCGATCGCCCTGGAAATATCCGATGCCTCGGTAACCAGCGTGGCGCCGTCCTTGAGCAGGCCGTTGGTCCCGGCCGCGCGTGGATCAAGTGGCGACCCCGGCACGGCAAAGACCAGCCGGCCCATTTCGCCCGCAAGCCTGGCGCTGATCAGTGAGCCCGAGCGCTGCGCGGCCTCGACCACCACTAGCCCGAGCGCCGCACCCGCGACCAGACGGTTGCGGCGTGGAAAATCCTGGGCGCGCGGCTGCCAGCCGAACGGCATTTCCGAAATGATGGCGCCGCGCTCGGCGATTTCCGCGCACAGGCCGGCTGTTTCGGGCGGGTAGGGCAGGTCGAGGCCTCCGGCCAGCACGCCGATCGTGCCGGTTGCCAGGCTGCCTTGGTGCGCCGCCGTGTCGATGCCGCGCGCCAGGCCGGAGACGATGCCATAGCCGTCGCCGCCCAGATCGGTCGCCAACATGCGCGCCATCTTGATGCCGGCCAGCGATGCGTTGCGGGCGCCGACGATGGCAACGCCCGGCAGCCGGAACACAGCGGCATTGCCCTTCACCGCCAGCAGCGGTGGCGGATTATCCATGCTGCGCAAAAGCGGCGGGTAGTCTGGCTCGCCGATGCCGACAAAACGCGCGCCAGCCTTGCGGGCTGCCTCGAGTTCGGCCTCGGCTTCAGCGATCGACGGAATGCGGGCGATCCGGCTGGCGCCGCCCGATATCATCAGTTCCGGCAGGATTTCGAGCGCGACCTCAGCGGATCCGAAGCGATTGATCAGATCACGAAAGGAGGCTGGGCCGACATTCTGGGTGCGGATCAGCCGCAACCAGCTCAGCCGCTGCCGGTCGCTGAGGCGCGGCCCGGGGCTGGCTCGCTCATCCCTTGGCTCCGATCTTGCCCTCGGTGCCGGCAAGCAGCCGCGAAATGTTCGCCCTGTGTTTGATGAAGACGATAATGCTCATCACCACGAACAGGGCGGCAATCTGCGGTGTGCTCATGAAATAGAGGGCTATCGGCACGACGACGGCCGCTGTCAGCGCTGCCAGCGAGGAGAAGCGCAAGAGGAACGCCATCACCAGCCAGACAGTGGCGAAGATCAGCGCCACCTGCCAGGCAAGGCCGATCAGCACGCCGAGATAGGTAGCGACACCCTTGCCGCCCTTGAAGCCAAGCCAGACAGGAAAGAGATGACCAAGAAAGGCGCCGAGGCCGGCCCAGACCGCCGTTTCCGGTGCGAAATGGCCAGCAATCAGGACGGCGGCGGTGCCCTTCAGCGCGTCGAGCAGCAGCGTCGCCGCAGCAAGGCCCTTATTGCCGGTGCGCAGCACGTTGGTGGCGCCGATATTGCCCGAGCCGATCTTGCGCACATCGCCAAGGCCGGCTGCCCGGGTGAGCAGCAGCCCGAAGGGAATCGAGCCTAAGAGGTAGCCGAATACCAGCGCCAGGATAACGCCATAAGTCATTGTTTCCCCCACACTTCCCATCGCCGGCTGTAGCGGCTTCAGGTGGCGCCAGGATGTGCTCCTAGGCCGAGAATACTGTGCGGCCCGCCACCAGCGTTTGCAAGACCTTGCCTTGCAGGCGCGCGCCTTCGAAACAGGTGTTTTTCGAGCGCGAGCGAATGCCGCTTTCGCTGACGATCCAGGGTTCGTCGAGGTCGACGAGCGCGAGATCGGCGACGGCACCCGGCTTCAGCGTGCCGCCGGGCAAGCCGAACAGTTTTGCCGGCGCGGTGGATAAGGTCTCGATCAGCCGCAGCAGCGGCACATCGCCATTATGGTAAAGCCGCAAGGCGGCACCCAGCAGCGTCTCCAGCCCGATGGCACCGGCGGCAGCATCGGCGAAGGGCAGGCGCTTGGTGTCCACATCCTGCGGATCATGCGAGG from Mesorhizobium sp. NZP2077 encodes the following:
- a CDS encoding amylo-alpha-1,6-glucosidase codes for the protein MTQLDERTLDPAIALASLDETAPREPHRLFALKHGDCFVVADAYGDIRGAGDGFFRDDTRVLSEFRLTVGGRSTSLLGASLSQDNVLFTANLTNLPIESAAGRQIPQGAIHIERVRLLWEERLYERITLSNYSREHSTILLSLRFGADFRDMFEVRGSTRAKRGTAHTAEIAGVAVVLRYEGLDKVVRTSAISFSQTPNQLTSEQADFVIAVTKRSSQTLYVEVGNATDDRPESHRFRAAAARARFGMRAKRRHGATLHSSGRVFNDWMARARADVALLTTELATGPYPYAGIPWFSTAFGRDGVISALQMLWLNPGLARGVLAFLAQHQATETSPFSDSEPGKIMHETRKGEMVALSELPFGRYYGGVDTTPLYIHLACSYADRTGDIGFIDTLWPSLCAAAEWIETASRSTGFLTYQRAAESGLANQGWKDSFDSVFHADGRIPKGPIALVEVQGYVFAAFQGLAKLARLRGETERAESWEIRADTLRQQVERHFWIEDLGYYALALDGDGQPCMVRTSNAGHLLYVGLPSPDRARMVADQLLSASFHSGWGLRTLADDAIFFNPMSYHNGSIWPHDTAICAAGLARYGRRDSVVRLMSGTFESAVHFNMRLPELFCGFTRAAGEAPIAYPVACLPQAWSAGSAFMLMQSCLGLQIDGWAGEIHVTRPRLPIGIDSLVIRHLSVGQAAVDLTFQRVGDRVGAFLAEPHEGLVPLVVRS
- a CDS encoding trehalose-6-phosphate synthase encodes the protein MPDNSSYLVVPLFALWLFTLAAVGVLAIVLVTMMLGARKGSRLATVEVEPARGPLPEFDKDGKSAVASLVQWSPETLRHILATELPDAQVIVVSNREPYIHNREGDDIQLVVPASGLVSALEPITRACAGTWIAYGGGSADALVVDKNDRIEVPPDNPSYTLRRVWLSEEEQQGYYLGFANEGLWPLCHIAFTRPIFRASDWEAYEAVNRKFADTVVAEARNERPIVLVQDYHFALLPRMIRERLPEAIIITFWHIPWPNSEVFSICPWREKILDGLLGSSIVGFHTQFHCNNFIDSVDRFLESRIEREDSAISYGGEISLVHAYPISIEWSPPHLDKLPDVAQCRRQVREKFGLAEHVKLCVGVERLDYTKGILDRFNALDELLTLHPEWIGKVAFLQIAAPSRGTLPAYQQLYEECLRHAEDLNQRYGREGYTPVLMVTEHHSQLEVYEIYRAADVCMVTSLHDGMNLVAKEFVAAREDEQGVLLLSMFAGASKELLEALIVNPYDAAMMGDALLQALTMSEEEQRQRMRRMREIVRENNVYRWAGSMLLDAARLRKRDAVDRAVGAAPAAPANVISLLDRRRVAAL
- the otsB gene encoding trehalose-phosphatase, with product MSILPNLPEPVVPLGPWSLFLDIDGTLLEHAAHPDAVVVSEELRTLLERLEAQLDGALAFITGRSIAAVDHLFQPLRLRAAGLYGLEHRLARDGPVEAAVEPADIVALANEIATELDNADVYIERKGPILAIHTRAAPHLLQRATELVEQALDKLPAGYRVLAGNAGVELMPLEAAKGAAIRRFMQIPAFRGRRPVFLGDDTSDENGFEVVNELDGISVRIKPHGSTAAPFALAGVDAAFAWLDGMSRRETAATPAAMAK
- the dprA gene encoding DNA-processing protein DprA; its protein translation is MPAPRARSEPRDERASPGPRLSDRQRLSWLRLIRTQNVGPASFRDLINRFGSAEVALEILPELMISGGASRIARIPSIAEAEAELEAARKAGARFVGIGEPDYPPLLRSMDNPPPLLAVKGNAAVFRLPGVAIVGARNASLAGIKMARMLATDLGGDGYGIVSGLARGIDTAAHQGSLATGTIGVLAGGLDLPYPPETAGLCAEIAERGAIISEMPFGWQPRAQDFPRRNRLVAGAALGLVVVEAAQRSGSLISARLAGEMGRLVFAVPGSPLDPRAAGTNGLLKDGATLVTEASDISRAIAPLTGMRAPDMPPFEDAPDFAATPPPGEGDRAKVIEALGPTPVSVDEIIRHTGLHPAQVFMILLELDLAGRLERHAGGNVSLVFGNG
- the plsY gene encoding glycerol-3-phosphate 1-O-acyltransferase PlsY; protein product: MTYGVILALVFGYLLGSIPFGLLLTRAAGLGDVRKIGSGNIGATNVLRTGNKGLAAATLLLDALKGTAAVLIAGHFAPETAVWAGLGAFLGHLFPVWLGFKGGKGVATYLGVLIGLAWQVALIFATVWLVMAFLLRFSSLAALTAAVVVPIALYFMSTPQIAALFVVMSIIVFIKHRANISRLLAGTEGKIGAKG